The following nucleotide sequence is from Austwickia chelonae.
CGACCCGTCGGGCAGACCCCGGGCCGGCCGTGGACCGGGAGCGAAGAACCGTACGTCCGGACGACCCACCTCGCACAGCGGGGGCTCCTCGACTCGGAGGAGTAGCGCGGCAGTGCCTGTCCGGGTGCTGCGTGGGATGTGGACGGGAGTAGCACAGGTGGCGGGGAAGACCGTGCGACGCACGGGCAACAAGACACAGAGTTCGACAGGCCGGGCTTCCGGGACGAATGCGAGGGCAAGCGCCAAACCCGCCGCATTGGAGCCGGAATACCGCAGGGACGGCGGAGGGCTGCTGCTCATCGCGCTGGCTGTTGTCGTCGCGGCACGGGAGTGGTGGGGGCTGCCAGGAGGGCTCGGCGATCTCATTCATGCCGTGGTCGCGGGCACCTTCGGCCGGGTTGCCTTCGTCCTGCCGGTCCTCTTCGTCGGTATGGGGGTCCGGGTGCTACGTCGCCCGGACGACATCCACGGAACCAACAGGATCGGCATCGGTATCGGCGCACTCGGGCTCTCCGCCTGTGGCATCGTGCATGCCAGCTTTGGAGTTCCGGTGCCCACGACCGGGTTCGAGCCAGTCCGTGACGCCGGCGGGATGCTCGGCTACATCGTCTCCGCCCCCCTGGTGGTAGGCCTCACGACCTGGGGTGCAGTGCTGCTGCTCCTGCTGCTGGGTTTCTTCGGCATGTTGGTCGTCACCGCGACTCCGGTACATCGGATTCCTGAACGTTTGAACACCGCCTATCACCGGTTGTTCGGGCTGCCCATCGAAGAAGTCTCTCGTCGTCCGCACCCGGCCGGAGTTCGACTCGGAGGTCGGCGTCGTGGCGAACCCGACCCTGATCTTCCCGGCGGACGGGACGGCGACGAGGCTTTCCTCCAAGCAGCCGAGGTCCACCGTGACCGTTCAGCACGTCTTCTCCGGAACCGGCGTCGTGCCGAGGAGGACCAGGAAGTTCCAGAGTCTGACCAGAACGTCAGCCGTCCTGAACGACGTCGTCCCGCAGCCGGCACCCCGGCCACTGCAGCCAGCCAGGCACCTGCGGTGCCTCCGGAGCAGCCTCGACCGCAGGTTCCTGCGGAGAAGACGGAGCTGCCCGCGCCGATCACCGCGCCCTTGCCCCAGCGGGTAGAACAGCTCGCCCTGGCGGGGGACGTGACCTACACACTCCCGGACCCTGCCGTCCTGGAACCAGGGACCCCACCGAAGTCACGTAGCGCGGCCAACGACCGGGTCGTCGAAGCGCTCACCGGTGTCCTCGACCAGTTCGGGGTCGACGCCCGGGTCACCGGGTTCACCCGGGGCCCGACGGTCACCCGATATGAAGTCGAACTGGGCGGGGGCGTCAAGGTCGAGCGAGTCACCGCATTGTCCAAGAACATCGCTTATGCGGTGGCTTCAGCCGATGTGCGCATCCTTTCCCCGATTCCAGGCAAGTCGGCGATCGGGATCGAGATTCCCAACACCGACCGCGAAAAGGTGAGCCTCGGCGACGTCCTGCGCAGTCAGGTGGCGCACAACAACCAGCACGCCATGGTGATGGGTGTCGGCAAGGACGTCGAGGGCGGCTACGTGATCGCCAATCTCGCCAAGATGCCCCACCTTCTCGTGGCGGGTGCCACCGGGGCGGGAAAGTCCAGTTTCGTCAACTCGATGATCACGTCACTGCTCATGAGGTCCACCCCTGACGAGGTCCGCATGATCCTGGTCGACCCCAAACGGGTCGAGCTGACGGCCTACGACGGCATCCCGCACCTGATCACCCCGATCATCACCAACCCGAAGAAGGCCGCGGAGGCTTTGCAATGGGTGGTACGGGAGATGGACGCCCGGTACGACGATCTGGCGGCCTTCGGCTACAAGCACATCGACGACTTCAACAAGGCCGTCAGATCTGGCAAGGTCAAGCCCCTACCAGGATCGGAGCGGGTCATCCAGCCCTATCCGTACCTCCTGGTGGTGGTCGACGAGCTCGCAGATCTGATGATGGTGGCGCCTCGTGACGTCGAGGAGTCCATCGTCCGGATCACTCAGCTCGCTCGAGCCGCAGGAATCCACCTCGTGCTGGCGACCCAGCGGCCGTCCGTCGACGTCGTCACCGGTCTCATCAAGGCGAATGTGCCTTCACGTATGGCCTTCGCGACCTCATCGCTGGCCGACAGCAGAGTCGTGCTGGACCAGCCCGGCGCGGAGAAACTCATCGGGCAAGGAGATGCCCTGTTCCTGCCGATGGGAGCCAGCAAGCCGATGCGAGTGCAAGGTGCCTGGGTCACCGAGTCCGAGATCCACCAGGTCGTTCGCCATGTCACGGAACAGCTGAAGCCGACGTACCGCGAGGACGTCACGGTGCAGGCCGAACGTAAACAGATCGATGAAGAGATCGGTGACGACCTCGAACTGCTCCTGCAGGCGACCGAGCTCATCGTGAACAGCCAGTTCGGGTCGACTTCGATGCTGCAACGCAAATTGCGGGTCGGTTTCGCCAAGGCCGGACGGCTCATGGATCTCTTGGAGACCCGCGGGGTCGTCGGCCCCTCCGAAGGCAGCAAAGCCCGTGACGTGCTGATCAAACCGGATGATCTCCCCGCGACCGTAGCGATGATCAAGGGGGAGGAGATTCCGGCGTCCAATGCTGCCCAGCCCGAGCCTGTCCCCCAGAGCGGGGGGCTCTGATCCGTCGAGGGAGCAGGCTCAGGGGTCCTGATCCGCGGCTCGGCGGGTTCACCCTGCGAGAGGCGCTCCTGTGGCACCCTGCGGTGACCCGTAAAGTGGAGTCATGACCGAATCAGCACAGCTGCGCGATCGTGCGCCCCAGCACGGATCAGTGGCCGTGGTGACCCTCGGGTGCGCCCGCAACGACGTGGACTCCGAAGAACTTGCCGGACGACTGGCTTCAGAAGGATGGCAGCTCGTCACCGATCCGGCCGAAGCCGACGTGGCCGTGGTCAACACCTGTGGTTTTGTCGAGCAAGCCAAGAAGGACTCCATCGACGCGCTGCTGGAAGCTGCCGACCTGAAGCAGTCCGGACGGACCAGGGCCGTGGTCGCCGTGGGTTGTCTGGCCGAACGTTACGGAGAGAAACTCGCGGACGAGCTCCCCGAAGCCGACGCGGTGCTCGGCTTCGACACCTATCGGGACATGTCCAGTCATCTCACGTCGATCCTGGCCGGTGAGCGTCCGGTGGCCCATGTGCCGGTGGATCGTCGGCGCCTGCTCCCGCTGACTCCGGCAGAACGGCAGTCTGCGGCGGCCGAGGTCTTCGTGCCAGGGCATGGCGAAGTCGGCAAAGAGGGGTTGGGTGGCCCGCGGGTACAGCGCGCCCGGCTGGACGGACGGCCGTGGGCCCCGTTGAAGATCGCCAGCGGGTGCGACCGCCGATGCGCGTTCTGCGCGATCCCCAGCTTCCGTGGCTCTTTCGTCTCCCGTCGGCCTTCCGACATCCTGATGGAAGCCGCCTGGTTGGCCGAGCAAGGGGTGAAAGAGCTCTTCTTGGTCAGCGAGAACTCAACTTCCTATGGCAAGGACCTGGGCGATCTACGTCTGTTGGAGTCGCTCCTCCCCGAGCTGGTCGAGGTGGCTGGTGTCGAACGGGTCAGGGTGAGTTATCTGCAGCCGGCCGAGACCCGGCCCGGTCTGATCGAAGCGGTCGTGAACACACCTGGAGTGGCCAACTACTTCGACCTCTCCTTCCAGCACTCCAGCGAGACCGTCCTGCGCCGGATGCGCCGCTTCGGGTCGACAGATTCTTTCCTGTCCTTGATCGAGCAGATTCGTTCGCTCGATCCGACCGCCGGTATCCGCTCGAATGTCATCGTCGGTTTCCCCGGGGAAACCGACGACGACGTCGACGAGTTGATGGGCTTCCTGGAGTCGGCCAGGCTCGATGTGGCCGGAGTCTTCGCCTACTCGGACGAAGACGGCACCGAAGCCGAGACCTATGAGGGAAAGGTCGATCCGGAGCTTGTCGCCGAACGGTACGAGCGGGTGCGTGCGCTCGCTGAAGAGCTCACCGCACAACGCGCCGAGGAGCGGGTGGGCGAACGGGTGACCGTCATGGTCGAAGGCGAGGAAGACGGCGAACTGGTGGGGCGGGCTGCGCACCAGGGGCCGGAAGTGGACGGAATGTGCCTGCTCAGCGGGGAGACCATTGGTCTGAGCGCAGGCGACTTCGTCGAGGGGGAGGTCATCGGATCAGATGGAGTCGACCTCGTCGTGGAGTTGATGTGAACCCTCAGGCCTCGAACACATCGCCGACAGGCGAACCCTCGGCAAGCCAGTCCTCGGTGGCGTCCGGTCCGCAAAATGTCCCACCCAGTCCGTGGAACCTGCCGAATGCGCTGACCGTTCTGCGCATCCTCATGGTTCCGCTCTACGGATGGTTGTTGCTCAGTGAGGGAGGCACGGACACCACTCTGCGATGGTGGGCTTGTGCAGTCTTCGTCCTTGCGATGATCACCGACCGGCTCGACGGCGAGATCGCTCGTGCGAAAGGGTTGATCACCGACTTCGGCAAGATGGCCGACCCTATCGCCGACAAGGCTCTGACCGGGATGGGCTTTATCGGGCTCTCTCTCATCGGTGACTTGTGGTGGTGGGTGACCGGGCTGATCCTCGCCCGGGAGCTCGGCGTCACCCTGCTGCGTTTCGTGGTGATCCGGTACGGGGTCATGGCGGCCAGTAAAGGCGGCAAGTTGAAGACCTTCCTCCAAGCAGTTGCTTTGGGAATGCTCACTGCCCCGGGTGGAGATTGGTGGTTGTGGCTGGCCTACGCGGTCACAGCGGCTGCCACAGTGGTAACCGTCGGCACGGGTGTCGATTACGTGCTCAAGGCGCGAGCCTTGGTCGTGGGGCAATCTCGCGACCGGAAAGTGGGAAGACAGGAATGACGACAGCCGGTGTGGATCGCTCCTCGAATGTGGTCGATGATCTCTGCCTCGCGGCACAGACTGTTGCCACAGCTGAATCCCTCACCGGCGGCTTGGTGGTCGCCAGCCTGATCGATGTCCCAGGCGCATCTGCTGTGGTTCGGGGCGGAATGGTCGTTTACCATCCCGACCTGAAGGTGTCGTTGGCGGGTGTCGACGACATGTTGCTCGCAGTGGGAGGGTCGGTTCAATCCGAGGTGGCCGCGCAGCTGGCGAGAGGAGCCCGTACCCGTTTTCGTGCGACCTGGGGGGTGGGCACCACCGGGGTCGCCGGTCCTGGAGTCTCGGACGGTAACCCTGCGGGGACGGTCTTCATCGCTGTGGACGGGCCAGGAGGAACCACCGTTCGCAGGCTGGAGTTGACCGGAGGTAGGCACCGGGTACGGTTGGCTGCTGTCGACGAGGTCCTGGACCTCCTACGTGAGTGCATCCGTCAGGCGAATGTCCGTTGACAGGCACCCTTGCACATCAACTGAGCGGCGCTCTGGGAACGGGCCGGTTATCCTGACAGTGGCGACATCGACACAGGTCGCTCCCAGCGCCTGCATGAAGCCGATATCCGGTTCCACGGATGATCCGATGATCAAGAGGTACAGGGAGGTAAGCGCATGATCCTGCTCAGGCGGGAGATGGGGGACGCGCTGCGGGAGTGCCGCACCTCCCAAGGGCGGACCCTCAGGGACATCTCCTCCGCTGCTTCGGTCTCTTTGGGATATCTCAGCGAGATAGAACGCGGCGAGAAGGAAGCTTCCTCGGAGCTATTGGCGGCGATCTGTGCGGCATTGTCGTTGCCGATGTCTCAGCTGCTGATCCGGGTCGCCGAGCGCGCAGAGGTGGCTGAACGGTCCTCCGCTCCTGTCGCCTTGCCGCTACCCCGCGAGAGTAACCTCAGGGCTTCTGCGGCGTGAGAACAGCCGTGCCTGGTCACCCCCGGAATGGCGGATCAGACAGGGGAGGGCCTGCGTTCAGGCCCGGGGAACAAGAGGGACGCCTGGTCTTCCGATGACCTGACGGGTGTCGTAGAAGAAAGGAACGGAAATGCTCCCCCCTGCCGTGGTGATCACCATGATGGTGTGGCCAAGAGCTCCGGGCGGGGTCTGGATCACCAACGAATTCTCCGAGGACGACAGCGTGGACGCTTGGCGCCCGCCGATCGTCACCCGGCCTCCGGCGAGGCCGTTGCCGCTCACGGCGATCACGTCTCCTCCTGCGGATCGTGCACCAGCAGGGTTCACCGATTCCACGGTGGGCGGGGCTGTCTGTGTGGGGCGGACGGCGTCCACCGCGCGCCATGCATCCACGATGCCTGCGCCGAAACCGCTGCCTCCTGAGGCGAAGGGCGTGACGCTGGAGACCAGGGCTGAACGGACCTGGGCAGGGGTCAAAGAGGGGTTCACCGACCACATCAGGCTGGCTATCGCTGACACATGAGGTGTGGCCATTGACGTGCCATAGCGGGAGGTATACGTCCATCCAGCAGGATCGAACGAACGGCCGGACGTATTGCCCAGCCCCCAGA
It contains:
- a CDS encoding FtsK/SpoIIIE family DNA translocase, whose protein sequence is MWTGVAQVAGKTVRRTGNKTQSSTGRASGTNARASAKPAALEPEYRRDGGGLLLIALAVVVAAREWWGLPGGLGDLIHAVVAGTFGRVAFVLPVLFVGMGVRVLRRPDDIHGTNRIGIGIGALGLSACGIVHASFGVPVPTTGFEPVRDAGGMLGYIVSAPLVVGLTTWGAVLLLLLLGFFGMLVVTATPVHRIPERLNTAYHRLFGLPIEEVSRRPHPAGVRLGGRRRGEPDPDLPGGRDGDEAFLQAAEVHRDRSARLLRNRRRAEEDQEVPESDQNVSRPERRRPAAGTPATAASQAPAVPPEQPRPQVPAEKTELPAPITAPLPQRVEQLALAGDVTYTLPDPAVLEPGTPPKSRSAANDRVVEALTGVLDQFGVDARVTGFTRGPTVTRYEVELGGGVKVERVTALSKNIAYAVASADVRILSPIPGKSAIGIEIPNTDREKVSLGDVLRSQVAHNNQHAMVMGVGKDVEGGYVIANLAKMPHLLVAGATGAGKSSFVNSMITSLLMRSTPDEVRMILVDPKRVELTAYDGIPHLITPIITNPKKAAEALQWVVREMDARYDDLAAFGYKHIDDFNKAVRSGKVKPLPGSERVIQPYPYLLVVVDELADLMMVAPRDVEESIVRITQLARAAGIHLVLATQRPSVDVVTGLIKANVPSRMAFATSSLADSRVVLDQPGAEKLIGQGDALFLPMGASKPMRVQGAWVTESEIHQVVRHVTEQLKPTYREDVTVQAERKQIDEEIGDDLELLLQATELIVNSQFGSTSMLQRKLRVGFAKAGRLMDLLETRGVVGPSEGSKARDVLIKPDDLPATVAMIKGEEIPASNAAQPEPVPQSGGL
- the rimO gene encoding 30S ribosomal protein S12 methylthiotransferase RimO, which produces MTESAQLRDRAPQHGSVAVVTLGCARNDVDSEELAGRLASEGWQLVTDPAEADVAVVNTCGFVEQAKKDSIDALLEAADLKQSGRTRAVVAVGCLAERYGEKLADELPEADAVLGFDTYRDMSSHLTSILAGERPVAHVPVDRRRLLPLTPAERQSAAAEVFVPGHGEVGKEGLGGPRVQRARLDGRPWAPLKIASGCDRRCAFCAIPSFRGSFVSRRPSDILMEAAWLAEQGVKELFLVSENSTSYGKDLGDLRLLESLLPELVEVAGVERVRVSYLQPAETRPGLIEAVVNTPGVANYFDLSFQHSSETVLRRMRRFGSTDSFLSLIEQIRSLDPTAGIRSNVIVGFPGETDDDVDELMGFLESARLDVAGVFAYSDEDGTEAETYEGKVDPELVAERYERVRALAEELTAQRAEERVGERVTVMVEGEEDGELVGRAAHQGPEVDGMCLLSGETIGLSAGDFVEGEVIGSDGVDLVVELM
- a CDS encoding CinA family protein, producing the protein MTTAGVDRSSNVVDDLCLAAQTVATAESLTGGLVVASLIDVPGASAVVRGGMVVYHPDLKVSLAGVDDMLLAVGGSVQSEVAAQLARGARTRFRATWGVGTTGVAGPGVSDGNPAGTVFIAVDGPGGTTVRRLELTGGRHRVRLAAVDEVLDLLRECIRQANVR
- a CDS encoding helix-turn-helix domain-containing protein — encoded protein: MILLRREMGDALRECRTSQGRTLRDISSAASVSLGYLSEIERGEKEASSELLAAICAALSLPMSQLLIRVAERAEVAERSSAPVALPLPRESNLRASAA
- the pgsA gene encoding CDP-diacylglycerol--glycerol-3-phosphate 3-phosphatidyltransferase, producing MNPQASNTSPTGEPSASQSSVASGPQNVPPSPWNLPNALTVLRILMVPLYGWLLLSEGGTDTTLRWWACAVFVLAMITDRLDGEIARAKGLITDFGKMADPIADKALTGMGFIGLSLIGDLWWWVTGLILARELGVTLLRFVVIRYGVMAASKGGKLKTFLQAVALGMLTAPGGDWWLWLAYAVTAAATVVTVGTGVDYVLKARALVVGQSRDRKVGRQE